Proteins from one Larimichthys crocea isolate SSNF chromosome XX, L_crocea_2.0, whole genome shotgun sequence genomic window:
- the klhl42 gene encoding kelch-like protein 42, producing MSSDQVIAIVMEDKTYEVNKKKLIEKSDYFRALYSSGMRESTEDSVQLQGLSVPGLELVLEFINTSKVQVVNETLEDLIETASFLQVTSILKLLTSEIRLDNCVELYTLSEVYGTHDLRNACLKYMSCYYHPMLRRTEFGSLPPAVRDQVKEMRMKGTATLVAIGDFTCLSLDVPDQDEPWSMLRYGEVEQRWKPLANNLPPDMINVRGYGSAVLDNYLFIVGGYRMTSQEISAVHCYNPCRNEWNQVAPLNQKRSNFKLLAVQGKLYAVGGQCLGTVECYSPEQDWWTCVSSMPNPLAEFSACECQGMIYVMGGYTARDRNTNVLRYCPTSDTWTVFRSCSAHIRKQQMLSVEDTIYLVGGYTHELEAGRRQRRPSQTEDVLTVQSYNVTTGEWIQLKENTSKSGLNLTCTLHNDGIYIMSRDVSLPTSLEHRVFLKYNIFSDAWEAFRRFPALGQNMLLCSLYLPNLL from the exons ATGTCATCCGACCAGGTCATCGCCATCGTCATGGAGGACAAAACCTACGAGGTGAACAAGAAGAAGCTGATCGAGAAGAGCGACTACTTCCGAGCCCTGTACAGCTCCGGCATGAGGGAGTCCACGGAGGACTCTGTGCAGCTGCAGGGGCTCAGTGTGCCCGGCCTGGAGCTGGTCCTGGAGTTCATCAACACCTCCAAGGTGCAGGTGGTCAACGAGACTCTGGAGGATCTGATTGAGACCGCCTCCTTCTTACAGGTCACCTCCATCCTCAAGCTCCTCACCTCTGAGATCCGGCTTGACAACTGCGTGGAGCTGTACACCCTCTCTGAGGTGTACGGCACCCACGATCTGCGTAATGCTTGCCTCAAATACATGAGCTGCTACTATCACCCCATGCTTAGGCGGACCGAGTTTGGCAGCCTCCCCCCGGCCGTGAGAGACCAGGTCAAGGAGATGCGCATGAAAGGCACCGCCACCCTGGTTGCCATCGGTgacttcacctgtctgtccctgGACGTGCCCGATCAGGATGAACCCTGGTCCATGCTGAGGTACGGAGAGGTGGAGCAGCGCTGGAAACCTCTGGCAAACAACCTGCCTCCAGATATGATCAACGTGAGAGGCTACGGCTCGGCCGTGCTCGACAACTACCTGTTCATAGTCGGCGGGTACAGGATGACGAGTCAGGAGATCTCCGCCGTGCACTGCTACAACCCCTGCAGGAACGAGTGGAACCAGGTGGCCCCGCTCAACCAGAAGAG GTCCAACTTCAAGCTGCTGGCGGTACAAGGGAAGCTGTACGCCGTCGGAGGCCAGTGTCTGGGCACGGTGGAGTGTTACAGCCCAGAACAGGACTGGTGGACCTGCGTGTCCTCGATGCCGAACCCGCTGGCTGAGTTCTCTGCCTGTGAATGCCAGGGGATGATCTACGTGATGGGTGGATACACTGCAAGAG acaggaaCACAAACGTCCTCCGGTACTGCCCCACCTCTGACACCTGGACCGTCTTCCGATCCTGCTCTGCGCATATCCGCAAGCAGCAGATGCTCTCCGTGGAGGACACCATCTACCTGGTGGGCGGCTACACCCACGAGCTGGAGGCGGGCCGGCGGCAGCGTCGTCCCAGCCAGACTGAGGACGTCCTGACGGTGCAGTCGTACAACGTCACCACAGGCGAGTGGATCCAGCTGAAGGAGAACACGTCCAAGTCGGGCCTGAACCTGACGTGCACGCTGCACAACGACGGCATCTACATCATGAGCCGCGACGTCAGCCTGCCCACCAGCCTGGAGCACCGCGTCTTTCTCAAATACAACATCTTCTCCGACGCCTGGGAGGCCTTCAGACGCTTCCCGGCTCTGGGACAGAACATGCTGCTCTGTTCGCTTTACCTGCCCAACCTGCTTTGA